One window of Magallana gigas chromosome 2, xbMagGiga1.1, whole genome shotgun sequence genomic DNA carries:
- the LOC105338745 gene encoding endonuclease V, translated as MEESSVPSPEQRVAVSASGPNRQCTETFGEDDGDRNLPGSEQTLDPALLEIKRKWELEQKELKKKISLEDDSNVKKMISNPDSDTFYVGGMDISFVKGDDVNACAALVVFSFPDLEVVYEDYQMIQLTQPYIPGFLAFREMDFMIQLYNNVKENNTQYTPQVIMVDGNGILHPRGVGSACHLGVLLDVPCLGVAKNLFHIENDIDRNEEHMEQIASLKQSGDTFPLIGSSSGITYGKALKSCEKATKPVYVSPGHKISIDSATELVHRCSKYRVPEPIRQADLNSREYLRVNFKDSS; from the exons ATGGAAGAGAGTTCAGTGCCATCTCCTGAGCAGAGAGTCGCTGTCTCGGCCTCAGGTCCAAACCGTCAGTGTACAGAAACTTTCGGAGAGGACGATGGAGACAGAAACCTACCAGGCAGCGAACAAACACTGGACCCTGCTCTTCTGGAAATTAAACGTAAATGGGAATT AGAGCAGAAGgaattaaagaaaaagattaGCTTAGAGGATGACAGTAATGTAAAGAAGATGATATCAAATCCAGACTCAGACACATTCTATGTAGGGGGAATGGACATTTCTTTTGTCAAAGGGGATGACGTCAATGCATGTGCAGCATTAGTTGTCTTCTCTTTTCCTGACCTTGAg GTTGTGTATGAGGACTACCAAATGATCCAGCTTACCCAGCCTTATATTCCTGGGTTTCTGGCGTTCAGGGAGATGGATTTTATGATACAGTTGTATAACAATGTCAAGGAAAACAACACTCAATATACACCACAA GTCATCATGGTAGATGGAAATGGAATTTTGCACCCAAGAG GAGTGGGGTCAGCCTGTCATCTTGGAGTTTTGCTGGATGTTCCGTGCTTAGGAGTGGCAAAAAATCTATTCCATATAGAGAATGACATTGACAGGAATGAAGAACACATGGAACAG ATTGCAAGTTTGAAACAGAGTGGAGACACTTTTCCTTTAATCGGATCGTCATCAGGAATTACATATGGAAAG gcCCTAAAAAGTTGTGAAAAAGCCACAAAACCAGTGTATGTTTCACCAGGACATAAGATCAGCATAGACTCGGCCACAGAACTAGTTCACCGGTGCAGTAAATACAGGGTCCCAGAACCCATCCGTCAG GCTGACTTAAATTCCAGAGAGTATCTGAGAGTCAATTTCAAAGACAGTTCTTAG